In Cercospora beticola chromosome 3, complete sequence, the following proteins share a genomic window:
- a CDS encoding uncharacterized protein (antiSMASH:Cluster_7) yields MASPDALSDLKSRNLAAALAALTGDELTELRVKLLPDRLRAVNTETSKLLQMPQEIRDAIFDEILGFEKKAGVWITKKPTVSIVPKISLPSLFRVCHQLREEFAMKFWKVISICQMKGEENIERRVTNIDPKHKKFLTRVEYDAGPRPHFFDRVVEIEIKNKECAILAAKRLEDRLDLKPGIVRVAFPNRFDKEMACWFNHAMVNSLGEVEERDFAWE; encoded by the exons ATGGCGAGTCCCGAT GCCTTGAGCGACCTGAAATCGCGGAACCTTGCTGCCGCCCTTGCAGCGCTCACCGGCGACGAGCTCACAGAGCTTCGAGTGAAGCTGCTGCCCGACCGCCTTCGTGCCGTCAACACAGAAACCTCAAAGCTGCTGCAGATGCCACAAGAAATTCGAGATGCCATCTTCGACGAGATACTCGGGTTCGAGAAGAAAGCCGGAGTGTGGATCACGAAGAAGCCGACTGTCTCCATAGTCCCAAAGATCTCTCTGCCCTCGCTGTTCCGAGTATGCCACCAGCTACGAGAAGAGTTCGCTATGAAGTTCTGGAAGGTCATCTCTATCTGCCAAATGAAGGGCGAGGAGAACATCGAACGTCGTGTGACTAATATCGACCCGAAACACAAGAAGTTCCTCACGAGGGTCGAGTACGACGCAGGTCCGAGACCCCATTTCTTTGATCGAGTTGTGGAAATCGAAATCAAAAACAAGGAATGCGCTATACTGGCTGCGAAGCGCCTCGAAGATCGGCTGGATCTCAAGCCAGGTATCGTACGGGTCGCATTTCCGAATCGATTCGATAAGGAGATGGCTTGCTGGTTCAACCATGCGATGGTGAACTCGCTCGGAGAGGTTGAGGAGAGAGATTTCGCGTGGGAGTGA
- a CDS encoding uncharacterized protein (antiSMASH:Cluster_7), whose amino-acid sequence MPCRSPFMCQDFPTPPSLHLQIRSTVLDLSRTGHNTVNLPTTATMATLDDDAATDAELEKIAAALSSLSVTQRKKIQGVLLPECLRVANLNDSMLLQLPQELRDTIYELVLEDRRYTQPGLTLYRAFYPAPPVLFRVCHQIREEFAPKFWENIFFAGSMDESMIRNRMSSVEPLHIKAIRRIHHNYYADRRGSESKRHAVEVAEEFELAFGLQKGVVWVTCTIYSEDGSDRFLYNGMANSLGEVEKKAYTEVRVL is encoded by the exons ATGCCGTGCCGTTCACCTTTCATGTGCCAGGACTTTCCCACGCCGCCTTCCCTTCATTTACAAATTCGGTCGACTGTTCTTGACCTTTCTCGAACAGGTCACAACACAGTCAACTTGCCGACTACCGCCACTATGGCGACTCTGGAT GACGATGCCGCGACCGATGCCGAACTCGAAAAGATCGCCGCCGCACTATCATCGCTCAGCGTTACTCAACGCAAGAAGATTCAAGGTGTATTGCTGCCTGAATGCCTCCGCGTCGCCAACTTGAATGACTCGATGCTCCTCCAGTTGCCACAAGAGCTTCGAGACACGATCTACGAACTGGTTCTTGAAGACAGACGGTACACTCAACCCGGTCTCACCCTTTATCGCGCCTTCTACCCCGCCCCACCCGTGCTCTTTCGAGTCTGTCATCAGATCAGAGAGGAATTCGCTCCGAAGTTCTGGGAGAACATCTTCTTTGCGGGGTCGATGGATGAGTCTATGATCAGAAACCGCATGTCCTCAGTCGAGCCACTGCACATCAAAGCCATTCGGAGAATTCATCACAACTACTACGCGGACCGGCGCGGAAGCGAGAGCAAGAGACATGCTGTGGAAGTCGCGGAGGAGTTTGAACTTGCTTTCGGGCTCCAGAAGGGGGTCGTATGGGTGACTTGTACCATTTATTCTGAAGACGGGAGTGATCGCTTCTTATACAATGGGATGGCGAACTCTCTCGGAGAAGTTGAGAAGAAAGCGTACACGGAAGTGCGAGTGCTCTAA
- a CDS encoding uncharacterized protein (antiSMASH:Cluster_7), protein MVLEDERPAYEWLTKEPPTGRWSPEPRPVSLPPLFRVCRQLREEFAAKYWKELLVYPVMDLSVAAKCMAQMDPKHKKLIRRVNYDGHFDSRKLAKERAEHLELRFGLRRGVVWALYQDRGGNGRCSRGFILRVNSLGREEVLHLSERF, encoded by the coding sequence ATGGTCCTCGAAGACGAACGTCCCGCCTATGAATGGCTTACGAAGGAGCCGCCCACTGGCCGTTGGAGCCCCGAACCACGTCCTGTCTCTCTACCTCCTCTGTTCCGAGTCTGCCGTCAGCTCAGAGAAGAATTTGCTGCCAAATACTGGAAAGAACTCTTGGTGTACCCGGTGATGGACTTGTCTGTTGCTGCAAAGTGCATGGCTCAGATGGACCCCAAGCACAAGAAACTCATTCGCAGAGTCAACTACGATGGGCACTTCGATAGCAGGAAGCTTGCGAAGGAGCGTGCAGAGCATTTGGAGCTTCGCTTTGGACTTCGGCGAGGAGTTGTGTGGGCTTTGTATCAGGACCGAGGCGGCAACGGGAGATGTTCCAGGGGGTTCATCTTGAGGGTGAACTCTCTCGGACGCGAGGAGGTCTTGCATTTGTCCGAGCGTTTCTGA